The sequence CTGAGCGTGAGTTCCTCGCTGGGGAACTCAACGCGTGTTTTCGTGGCGGATTGCTGCGAAAACTGTAAACAACGCTAGGATTTCCTACACTTATTTTAACACATTTTAGTCCTTGCCAGCGAGGTTTTTTCCTGCTAACATAGAGCCTATGAAGCAGAATTACGAGCTGACTTATCTGATATCTCCTGAGGTTCCCGAAGAAAAAGCCCAGGAAATCTCAAGAAACATCGACAACCTTATCCAGGAAAGGCAAGGTTTGGTTTTTGAAAGCCTGTTGCCCCAGAAAATGAACCTGGCTTATTTAATCAAAAAACAGCCCGCCGCCTGGTTCCAGCTGACTAATTTTTCTCTGGACACCTTCAGCCTTCAAGAGCTCGAAAAAAAGTTAAAAGACGAAAGCCAGATCCTCCGCTATCTGATCCTGGTAAAACTGCCAGTTAAAGCCCCGTCCCGTCCCAGAAGATCTCTTAAAAGAGCAAAAGAAAAAGAAGCCAAGCCTTATGACCAAAAGGTCGAATTAGAGGAAATTGAGAAAAAGCTAGAGGAAATTTTAAATAAGGACGAAAATGAACTTAAATAAAATTTTCCTCTTGGGCAGGGTGGCGACCGATCCGGAAACCAGAAGCACTCCGGCCGGACAGACCGTCTGCTCTTTCCGAATGGTCACCAACCGCATTTTTACCT is a genomic window of bacterium containing:
- the rpsF gene encoding 30S ribosomal protein S6, with translation MKQNYELTYLISPEVPEEKAQEISRNIDNLIQERQGLVFESLLPQKMNLAYLIKKQPAAWFQLTNFSLDTFSLQELEKKLKDESQILRYLILVKLPVKAPSRPRRSLKRAKEKEAKPYDQKVELEEIEKKLEEILNKDENELK